From one Misgurnus anguillicaudatus chromosome 2, ASM2758022v2, whole genome shotgun sequence genomic stretch:
- the LOC129443191 gene encoding uncharacterized protein: MSDSETIELACLGRPFQLGMLYDCRRDVLIPGITLWDGEMLQKNITVRPQSNTDFKIIASDSSEDKTEALKVSASLEASFLSGLVSVKGSAEFFNDKKKSRHQSRVSLQYRTTSRFEQLTMEHLGAGNFKHCNVFKEGSATHVVTALLYGAQAFFIFDREVSSNENYQEIQGNLHATIKNIPLISIEGEASLKMSESEQEKTNKFSCTFHGDFALDNNPVTYLDAIKVYSELPKLLGEKKEKAVPMTAWLYPLKKLDSAAAQLVREISVGLVRRAQRIIDELDDWDIQCQDLMKENIAIQFPEIKSKLRKCKDLCSEYKLFFQKRLCKVIPSIRGGGKEEQDLVDVLNSKERSPFQSALIAEFLNDREREINVVRSYLEIMNQVSVLSSTNDLDKVVLTATNTFVIVFVFSSLNEKEPCLTDMENYLMKQSWNNGDPLSYEPGSTMKVEKWFSSGDVTTLTRKNIQAFLDFKQANDKRSNIKFVIASIPDKLSTASSIHVYERGRIVSSQYEFPSKPPRPIILSVEHDRIHLQIKPPERGAGCVDSYCISYQSKQSSEWTEIYTDGISDKVTVKDLEPHKEYRFSCKAVCRPGQSLPSDATLFFQTCPCGPPGTPAVKRVEAESATVAWDVPTSVGEDVLVSEYVLEFREFKKNQENEMPWKSVKSTYRECTLQQLKENTDYTIKVFANCGGDGISLPSPESVFSTSSECKGSGKDGSELFMKQSVRIHKGNPSIYTLTLHKKINENVNFNQYVFGKKVEDVKNKVILLLGSTGSGKTTLINVMTNTILGVNWEDAYRFKLIHEVTNRTQAESQTSEISSYELYNQPGFQIPYSITIVDTPGFGDTRGIAHDKQIMEQMKSFLCSPLGIDHIDAVCFVVQASLARLSANQKYIFDSILSVFGKDIAENIMILVTFADGKDIPVLEAIKAANLPCQKNKKGQPTHFKFNNSPVFADKKIEERTASDNDSEEEDEDQKFNNIVWTSTFKQMRMFFKELGAIESKDLTLTKQVLEERERLEKAMARLTPQITAGLSKLSEIKKFKQCLKSESENMAQSENFEQDVEVMHAIRTPVNCFTMNCNTCFFTCHSSCFLPPEDSESTCAVMDKDGYCVMCPKTCHYTKHIREKVMWSYETKIEKKTINELKDNFMKAKGKFMDSKQMLDALEDEFNVIEDKLMNLIKLSSDCLRRLDEIALKPKSLSTVDYLKILIKTEEEEKKPGFEDRIIGLEKMKEEALLMEKIGRGEKLFEKERCILMERKKRMETVARKMLKIKNVVSALQSKSN; this comes from the coding sequence GAATAACTCTTTGGGATGGAGAGATGTTACAGAAGAATATTACTGTACGGCCACAGTCAAACACGGACTTCAAAATCATTGCCTCAGATTCAAGTGAAGACAAAACAGAAGCTCTGAAGGTCTCTGCATCTCTTGAAGCCAGCTTTCTGTCTGGATTAGTCAGCGTGAAAGGGTCTGCTGAATTTTTTAATGACAAGAAGAAATCCAGACACCAGTCTCGAGTGTCTTTACAGTATCGAACAACCTCACGTTTTGAGCAGCTAACCATGGAGCATCTTGGAGCGGGAAACTTCAAGCACTGCAATGTATTTAAGGAGGGATCTGCCACACATGTTGTTACGGCTTTGTTGTATGGAGCTCAAGCATTCTTTATTTTTGACCGTGAGGTTTCATCCAATGAGAATTATCAAGAAATACAAGGTAACCTCCATGCAACAATCAAAAATATACCTTTAATATCAATTGAGGGTGAGGCATCTTTGAAAATGAGTGAGTCAGAACAAGAGAAAACAAACAAGTTCAGCTGCACGTTTCATGGAGATTTTGCTCTAGATAACAATCCGGTTACCTATTTAGATGCAATCAAGGTTTACTCAGAGCTTCCAAAACTGTTGggggaaaaaaaagaaaaagctgtGCCCATGACCGCGTGGCTTTATCCTCTGAAGAAACTCGATTCTGCAGCCGCTCAGTTAGTCAGAGAGATAAGTGTTGGTCTAGTACGACGTGCTCAACGCATTATAGATGAACTGGATGATTGGGACATACAATGTCAAGACCTGATGAAGGAGAACATTGCCATTCAATTCCCTGAAATCAAGTCCAAGCTCAGAAAATGTAAAGACCTCTGCTCAGAGTACAAACTTTTCTTTCAAAAACGTCTATGCAAGGTTATTCCATCTATAAGAGGTGGGGGAAAAGAAGAACAAGATCTTGTGGATGTTCTGAACAGCAAAGAAAGATCTCCATTTCAAAGTGCTCTGATAGCAGAGTTTCTAAATGACAGAGAGCGTGAGATTAATGTTGTCAGATCTTATCTAGAGATTATGAATCAAGTCTCAGTCCTTTCATCCACCAATGACTTGGACAAGGTTGTCCTGACTGCAACCAATACTTTTGTGATAGTTTTTGTATTCTCCTCCCTGAATGAAAAGGAACCATGCCTTACAGACATGGAGAATTACCTGATGAAACAGTCATGGAACAATGGGGATCCATTAAGTTATGAACCAGGTTCCACAATGAAGGTTGAGAAATGGTTTTCCTCAGGAGATGTAACTACACTGACAAGGAAGAACATACAGGCCTTCCTAGATTTTAAACAAGCAAATGACAAAAGAAGCAATATTAAATTTGTCATCGCATCAATCCCAGACAAGCTCAGCACCGCCTCCTCAATTCATGTTTATGAAAGGGGAAGGATCGTAAGCTCCCAGTATGAGTTTCCTTCAAAACCTCCGAGACCGATCATCTTGAGTGTTGAGCATGATCGCATACATCTGCAAATTAAACCTCCTGAACGTGGTGCTGGTTGTGTGGACTCATACTGTATTTCATACCAGTCAAAACAAAGCTCTGAATGGACAGAGATCTATACTGATGGGATTTCTGACAAGGTCACCGTCAAGGACTTAGAAccacataaagaatatcggtTCAGCTGCAAGGCTGTGTGTCGTCCCGGGCAAAGTCTTCCCAGCGATGCAACATTATTCTTTCAGACTTGTCCATGTGGTCCTCCTGGAACACCCGCAGTAAAAAGAGTGGAAGCTGAATCTGCGACTGTAGCCTGGGATGTTCCTACATCTGTTGGTGAAGACGTCCTGGTCAGTGAATATGTGTTAGAATTCAGAGAATTCAAGAAAAATCAGGAAAATGAAATGCCATGGAAGTCAGTGAAATCTACATACAGGGAATGTACTCTTCAGCAACTGAAAGAAAACACAGATTACACAATTAAAGTTTTCGCAAACTGTGGTGGTGATGGAATAAGTCTTCCTAGCCCTGAATCTGTGTTTTCTACCAGTTCTGAATGTAAAGGGTCAGGCAAAGATGGAAGCGAGTTATTCATGAAACAATCTGTTCGCATCCACAAAGGAAATCCTTCAATTTACACACTGAcactacacaaaaaaattaacgAGAACGTGAATTTTAATCAGTATGTCTTTGGAAAAAAGGTGGAAGATGTGAAAAACAAAGTCATTCTTCTTTTGGGATCGACAGGTTCAGGGAAAACCACGCTGATCAATGTCATGACCAATACCATTCTAGGGGTAAACTGGGAAGATGCGTATCGCTTCAAACTGATCCATGAAGTGACCAATCGCACACAGGCAGAAAGTCAGACATCTGAGATCTCATCTTATGAGCTGTACAATCAGCCTGGCTTTCAAATTCCCTATTCTATAACAATCGTAGACACGCCGGGATTTGGCGACACGAGAGGAATTGCACATGATAAACAGATAATGGAGCAGATGAAAAGCTTTCTTTGTAGCCCTTTGGGAATCGATCATATTGATGCTGTCTGTTTTGTTGTCCAGGCCTCTCTTGCCCGTCTTAGTGCCAaccaaaagtacatatttgacTCCATTTTGTCCGTTTTTGGCAAAGACATAGCAGAGAATATAATGATACTGGTGACGTTCGCAGATGGTAAAGACATTCCGGTCCTGGAAGCCATCAAAGCCGCTAATCTGCCctgtcagaaaaataaaaagggaCAACCCACTCACTTCAAGTTTAACAACTCGCCTGTGTTTGCAGACAAAAAAATAGAAGAACGTACAGCGTCCGACAATGATTCAGAGGAAGAAGATGAGGATCAAAAATTCAACAACATTGTCTGGACATCAACCTTCAAACAGATGAGAATGTTTTTCAAGGAACTGGGGGCCATTGAAAGTAAAGATCTGACTCTGACTAAACAGGTCCTGGAGGAACGAGAGCGTCTTGAGAAAGCAATGGCAAGACTGACCCCTCAGATAACTGCTGGCCTCTCTAAACTGAGTGAGATCAAGAAATTCAAGCAGTGCTTGAAAAGTGAAAGTGAGAACATGGCACAAAGTGAGAATTTCGAGCAAGATGTTGAGGTGATGCATGCCATCAGAACTCCTGTAAACTGTTTTACCATGAACTGCAACACATGCTTCTTCACATGTCACTCCAGCTGCTTCCTTCCTCCAGAAGATTCTGAGAGTACTTGTGCTGTGATGGACAAAGATGGCTACTGTGTTATGTGTCCTAAAACCTGTCATTACACAAAACATATACGGGAAAAAGTCATGTGGTCGTATGAAACAAAAATAGagaaaaaaactataaatgAGCTAAAGGACAACTTCATGAAGGCAAAAGGGAAATTTATGGATTCCAAGCAAATGCTTGATGCGCTTGAAGATGAATTCAATGTAATTGAAGACAAACTAATGAATCTGATCAAACTGTCCTCTGACTGCTTAAGAAGACTGGATGAAATTGCGCTGAAGCCAAAATCTCTCTCAACGGTGGATTACCTTAAAATCCTGATCAAAACAGAGGAGGAGGAGAAAAAACCTGGCTTCGAGGACCGCATCATTGGACTTGAGAAAATGAAAGAGGAAGCTCTTCTTATGGAAAAGATTGGAAGGGGAGAGAAGCTATTTGAAAAAGAGCGCTGCATTTTGATGGAAAGAAAGAAGAGAATGGAAACTGTTGCACGgaaaatgctaaaaataaaaaatgttgttaGTGCTTTACAGTCAAAAAGCAACTAG